The window GAGCCGGCGCAGCGCCGCGTGGCACTGGCTCTTGACGGTGCCGACGGTGACGCCGAGCGCCTCGGCGGTGGCGGCCTCGGTGAGATCCTCGAAGTAGCGCAGCACCAGCACGGCCCGCTGCCGGGGCGGCAGGTGACCGAGCGCGTCGCGCAGCGCGAGCCGCAGCGCCCCGTCGCCCTCGGTCGTGGCCCGCTCCGGCGGGTACTCGCTCAGCCACTCCCGGCGGCGTCGGCGCCACCAGGAGACGGCGTCGCGGTAGAGGATGGTCCGCACGTACGCGGCCGGGTCGCCGTGCCGCACCGAGGGCCAGCGCAGGGCGAGCTTGAGCAGGGCGTCCTGGAGCAGGTCCTCGGCCTGGTGCCGGTTGCCGCAGACCAGGTAGGCCGCGCGCAGCAGCCGGTGCTGGTGGCACTCGACGAAGGTGACGTAGCCGTCCCGCCCGTCGTCGGTCGTCGGCGGTCCCATCCGCCCTCCCCTCCGGCCGGCCGTCGCGTGTCACAAGACAGACGCACCGGGGCCGGAGAAGGTTGGGTGGCCGTTTGCCGGAATCCGGACGGCGGCGGCGCGACTGACGCGGTACCGACGGTCACGCCCCGGATCCCGCGCTGATGG is drawn from Micromonospora sp. NBC_01740 and contains these coding sequences:
- a CDS encoding SigE family RNA polymerase sigma factor, with the translated sequence MGPPTTDDGRDGYVTFVECHQHRLLRAAYLVCGNRHQAEDLLQDALLKLALRWPSVRHGDPAAYVRTILYRDAVSWWRRRRREWLSEYPPERATTEGDGALRLALRDALGHLPPRQRAVLVLRYFEDLTEAATAEALGVTVGTVKSQCHAALRRLREIAPELGRDEGRPGGGLVTGMEVNP